One genomic region from Streptomyces venezuelae encodes:
- a CDS encoding UDP-N-acetylmuramoyl-tripeptide--D-alanyl-D-alanine ligase: protein MIALSLAEIAEIVGGQTHDIPDPAARATGPVVIDSREVRPGSLFVAFAGEHVDGHDYAERAVQAGAAAVLAARPVGVPAIVVDDVQAALGALARAVVQRLGTDVVALTGSAGKTSTKDLIAQVLDRHAPTVWTPGSLNNEIGLPLTALKATDETRHLVLEMGARGIGHIRYLTGLTPPRIGLVLNVGTAHIGEFGGREQIAEAKGELVECLPSAEEGGVAVLNADDPLVRAMESRTKARVILFGEADEAAVRAENVLLTESGQPSFRLHTPTGCSDVTLRLYGEHHVSNALAAAAVAHELGMPVEEIATALSEAGTLSRWRMEVTERPDGVTIVNDAYNANPESMRAALRALASMGRAAQARGARTWAVLGKMAELGDASLVEHDAVGRLAVRLNVSKLVAVGDREASWLQLGAYNEGSWGEESVHVSDAQAAVDLLRSELRPGDVVLVKASRSVGLERVALALLDTAEGRGIPAEGRGKVAGR from the coding sequence GTGATCGCCCTCTCCCTCGCCGAGATCGCCGAAATCGTCGGCGGGCAGACGCACGACATACCGGATCCGGCCGCCCGGGCGACCGGGCCCGTCGTCATCGACTCCCGCGAGGTGCGGCCCGGCAGCCTCTTCGTCGCCTTCGCCGGCGAGCACGTCGACGGCCACGACTACGCGGAGCGCGCCGTGCAGGCGGGAGCGGCGGCCGTACTCGCCGCCCGGCCCGTCGGCGTCCCCGCGATCGTCGTGGACGACGTCCAGGCCGCGCTGGGGGCCCTCGCCCGCGCGGTCGTGCAGCGGCTCGGCACCGATGTCGTCGCTCTCACCGGCTCCGCCGGCAAGACCTCCACGAAGGACCTGATCGCCCAGGTCCTCGACCGGCACGCGCCCACCGTGTGGACGCCCGGCTCCCTCAACAACGAGATCGGCCTGCCGCTCACCGCGCTGAAGGCCACCGACGAGACCCGGCACCTGGTCCTGGAGATGGGCGCCCGCGGCATCGGGCACATCCGCTACCTCACCGGCCTCACCCCACCCCGTATCGGCCTCGTCCTGAACGTGGGCACCGCCCACATCGGCGAGTTCGGCGGCCGGGAGCAGATCGCCGAGGCCAAGGGCGAGCTCGTCGAGTGCCTGCCGTCCGCCGAGGAGGGCGGTGTCGCGGTCCTCAACGCCGACGATCCGCTCGTCCGCGCCATGGAAAGCCGCACCAAGGCCCGCGTGATCCTCTTCGGCGAAGCGGACGAAGCGGCCGTACGGGCCGAGAACGTCCTCCTCACAGAGAGCGGACAGCCTTCTTTCAGGCTTCACACACCCACCGGGTGCAGCGACGTGACCTTGCGCCTGTACGGTGAGCACCACGTGTCGAACGCGCTCGCCGCGGCCGCCGTCGCGCACGAGCTGGGCATGCCTGTCGAAGAGATCGCCACCGCGCTCTCCGAGGCCGGCACCCTGTCGCGCTGGCGCATGGAGGTCACCGAGCGTCCGGACGGCGTGACGATCGTCAACGACGCCTACAACGCGAATCCCGAGTCCATGCGAGCCGCCCTGCGCGCGCTCGCGTCCATGGGCCGGGCCGCACAGGCCCGAGGGGCTCGTACGTGGGCGGTGCTCGGCAAGATGGCCGAGCTCGGTGACGCATCGCTCGTCGAGCACGACGCGGTCGGACGGCTCGCCGTCCGGCTCAACGTCAGCAAGCTCGTCGCGGTCGGGGACAGGGAAGCGTCCTGGCTGCAACTGGGCGCATATAACGAGGGTTCGTGGGGTGAGGAGTCGGTGCACGTGTCCGACGCGCAGGCGGCTGTCGACCTGTTGCGCAGTGAGCTGCGCCCGGGGGACGTCGTCCTTGTGAAGGCTTCCAGGTCGGTCGGTCTCGAACGGGTCGCGCTGGCCCTCCTCGACACAGCCGAGGGTAGGGGCATCCCCGCCGAAGGTAGGGGAAAGGTTGCCGGACGATGA
- the mraY gene encoding phospho-N-acetylmuramoyl-pentapeptide-transferase, whose translation MRQILFAGAIGLFLTLIGTPLLIKLLARKGYGQFIRDDGPRGHAGKKGTPTMGGISFILATLIAYALAKVITGEDPTYSGVLVLFLMAGMGLVGFLDDYIKIVKQRSLGLRAKAKMAGQLIVGIAFAVLALQFSDSRGLTPASEKLSFITDFGWTIGPVLFVIWALFMILAMSNGVNLTDGLDGLATGASVMVFGAYTFIGLWQFQESCANAMTLTNPNACFEVRDPLDLAVVASALMGACFGFLWWNTSPAKIFMGDTGSLALGGALAGLAICSRTELLLALLGGLFVLITMSVVIQVGSFKMTGKRVFRMAPLQHHFELKGWSEVLVVVRFWIIQGMCVIVGLGLFYAGWAAEK comes from the coding sequence ATGAGGCAGATCCTCTTCGCGGGGGCCATCGGGCTCTTCCTGACCCTGATCGGCACCCCGCTGCTCATCAAGCTCCTCGCCCGCAAGGGGTACGGGCAGTTCATCCGGGACGACGGCCCGCGCGGCCACGCCGGGAAGAAGGGCACGCCCACCATGGGCGGTATCTCCTTCATCCTGGCCACGCTCATCGCGTACGCCCTGGCCAAGGTCATCACCGGTGAGGACCCGACGTACTCGGGCGTCCTGGTGCTGTTCCTCATGGCCGGCATGGGCCTGGTCGGCTTCCTCGACGACTACATCAAGATCGTCAAGCAGCGTTCGCTGGGCCTGCGGGCCAAGGCGAAGATGGCCGGCCAGCTGATCGTCGGCATCGCCTTCGCGGTGCTCGCCCTCCAGTTCTCCGACTCGCGCGGTCTCACCCCGGCGTCCGAGAAGCTCTCGTTCATCACGGACTTCGGCTGGACCATCGGCCCGGTGCTCTTCGTGATCTGGGCGCTCTTCATGATTCTCGCCATGTCCAACGGCGTGAACCTGACGGACGGTCTGGACGGCCTGGCCACCGGTGCCTCGGTGATGGTCTTCGGCGCGTACACCTTCATCGGGCTCTGGCAGTTCCAGGAGTCCTGTGCGAACGCCATGACCCTGACCAACCCCAACGCCTGCTTCGAGGTGCGCGACCCTCTGGACCTCGCGGTCGTCGCCTCCGCGCTGATGGGTGCCTGCTTCGGCTTCCTGTGGTGGAACACCTCGCCGGCCAAGATCTTCATGGGTGACACCGGCTCGCTGGCCCTCGGCGGCGCCCTCGCCGGTCTCGCCATCTGCTCCCGTACGGAGCTCCTGCTGGCCCTGCTCGGCGGCCTGTTCGTGCTGATCACGATGTCCGTGGTCATCCAGGTCGGCTCGTTCAAGATGACCGGCAAGCGCGTCTTCCGGATGGCACCCCTCCAGCACCACTTCGAACTCAAGGGGTGGTCCGAGGTCCTGGTCGTCGTCCGGTTCTGGATCATCCAGGGCATGTGCGTGATCGTGGGCCTGGGCCTCTTCTACGCGGGATGGGCAGCAGAGAAGTGA